The following proteins are co-located in the Trichormus variabilis 0441 genome:
- a CDS encoding pyridoxine 5'-phosphate synthase codes for MATLGVNIDHIATIRQARRTVEPDPVAAAVLAELGGADGITVHLREDRRHIQDRDVQLLRQTVRTHLNLEMAATDEMVGIALDIKPDYVTLVPEKREEVTTEGGLDIVGQIARIGEVVSKLQNAAIPVSLFIDAEPAQIEASVKVQAKFIELHTGRYAEATDETSRQQELAFLATGCEQAIKAGLRVNAGHGLTYWNVYPVAALPGMEELNIGHTIISRAALVGIERAVREMKQAIRGE; via the coding sequence TTGGCTACTCTTGGGGTAAACATTGACCATATCGCTACCATTCGACAAGCGCGGCGGACGGTGGAACCAGACCCTGTGGCGGCGGCGGTGCTGGCAGAATTAGGTGGTGCTGATGGCATCACCGTACATCTACGGGAAGACCGTAGGCATATCCAAGACCGGGATGTACAACTGTTGCGCCAAACTGTGCGTACTCACCTGAATTTGGAAATGGCGGCTACAGACGAAATGGTGGGAATAGCCCTTGACATTAAACCCGATTATGTGACACTGGTTCCCGAAAAACGGGAAGAAGTTACCACAGAGGGTGGTTTAGATATTGTTGGTCAAATTGCTAGAATAGGTGAGGTCGTCAGTAAATTGCAGAATGCTGCCATTCCTGTGAGCTTGTTTATTGATGCTGAACCAGCACAAATAGAGGCATCTGTCAAGGTACAAGCAAAGTTTATTGAACTGCACACTGGCAGGTATGCTGAGGCGACCGACGAGACTAGCCGTCAGCAAGAGCTAGCATTTTTGGCTACAGGGTGTGAACAAGCGATTAAAGCCGGACTAAGAGTCAACGCTGGTCATGGACTCACCTACTGGAACGTTTACCCCGTGGCTGCACTTCCAGGGATGGAAGAACTCAATATTGGTCACACCATTATCAGCCGAGCGGCTTTAGTAGGAATAGAAAGAGCTGTTCGAGAAATGAAACAGGCGATAAGAGGGGAGTAG
- a CDS encoding MgPME-cyclase complex family protein — translation MQTYYYVLASRRFLLQEEPIEEVLKERTRHYHEQEKEIDFWLVPQPAFLEAPAFADIKAKCPQPAAAIISTNSQFITWLKLRLEYVVTGEFSAPSETIPNPLASLATAS, via the coding sequence ATGCAAACATATTATTACGTTTTGGCTAGCCGCCGCTTTTTGTTGCAAGAAGAACCTATAGAGGAAGTGCTGAAAGAACGCACTCGTCATTACCACGAACAAGAAAAAGAAATTGATTTTTGGTTAGTTCCCCAACCAGCATTTTTAGAAGCGCCAGCATTCGCAGATATTAAAGCAAAGTGTCCTCAGCCAGCAGCAGCTATTATCTCTACTAACTCCCAATTTATTACCTGGCTGAAACTGCGGCTAGAGTATGTCGTTACAGGTGAGTTTTCGGCTCCTTCGGAAACAATTCCTAATCCTTTGGCATCTTTAGCCACAGCGTCTTAG